One genomic window of Halolamina sediminis includes the following:
- a CDS encoding 30S ribosomal protein S19e codes for MATLYDVPAEDLIEALAEELDGRIEEPDWAEFTKTSVDRELPPQQEDFWHVRSASLLRKVAVRGPVGVERLATEYGGSKTGTTRYRVSGNHHTGGSRKIIRTALQQLEDEGLVETAKGEGRRVTDEGRSLLDSIAGETLEDLDRPELQKYA; via the coding sequence ATGGCAACCCTCTACGACGTTCCGGCGGAGGACCTCATCGAGGCCCTCGCCGAGGAGCTCGACGGCCGTATCGAGGAACCCGACTGGGCGGAGTTCACCAAGACGAGTGTCGACCGCGAACTCCCGCCCCAGCAGGAGGACTTCTGGCACGTCCGCTCGGCTAGCCTCCTGCGGAAGGTCGCAGTCCGCGGCCCCGTCGGCGTCGAGCGACTCGCGACGGAGTACGGCGGCTCGAAGACCGGCACGACACGTTACCGCGTCTCGGGTAATCACCACACCGGCGGCTCCCGCAAGATCATCCGGACCGCACTCCAGCAGCTCGAGGACGAGGGCCTCGTGGAGACGGCGAAGGGTGAGGGCCGACGCGTGACCGACGAGGGGCGGAGCCTGCTCGACTCCATCGCGGGCGAGACGCTCGAGGACCTCGACCGGCCGGAGCTCCAGAAGTACGCTTAA
- the thiL gene encoding thiamine-phosphate kinase: MDERSALAALAATLPTAGDDAAVVDDLAITTDMLHERSDFPAGTTRETAGWRAVGASLSDLAAMGADATCAVAVYAAPTFEEAALSAFVRGASEVCELVDAEYVGGDLDEHSEFTTATTAVGHVDEPIYRHGATPGDAVCVTGELGRTAAALRRFAADDTESGNELFRFIPRVAAGRALRGHASAMMDSSDGLARSLHQLADASGCGFAIEWDRLPVHPAVEEVAESESDRRECAAHVGEDFELVFTTPDPEAAVEAIESTGTDATVVGAVVEDGVTADGEPLPDRGYTHGDG; the protein is encoded by the coding sequence ATGGACGAGCGAAGCGCGCTGGCGGCGCTGGCGGCGACGCTGCCCACCGCGGGCGACGACGCGGCCGTCGTCGACGACCTCGCGATCACGACCGACATGCTCCACGAGCGCTCGGACTTCCCGGCAGGGACGACCCGCGAGACGGCGGGCTGGCGCGCCGTCGGCGCCTCGCTCTCGGACCTGGCGGCGATGGGCGCCGACGCAACCTGTGCGGTCGCCGTCTACGCCGCGCCGACGTTCGAAGAGGCGGCGCTCTCGGCGTTCGTCCGGGGTGCAAGCGAGGTCTGCGAACTGGTCGACGCCGAGTACGTTGGCGGCGATCTCGACGAACACTCGGAGTTCACGACCGCGACGACCGCGGTGGGCCACGTCGACGAGCCGATCTATCGGCACGGCGCGACCCCCGGCGACGCGGTCTGTGTGACGGGCGAACTCGGCCGAACGGCGGCCGCCCTCCGCCGGTTCGCGGCCGACGACACCGAGTCGGGGAACGAGCTGTTCCGGTTCATCCCCCGAGTCGCCGCCGGCCGTGCGCTCCGCGGCCACGCCAGCGCGATGATGGACTCGAGCGACGGGCTGGCGCGGTCGCTCCACCAGCTCGCGGACGCGAGCGGTTGTGGCTTCGCGATCGAGTGGGACCGACTGCCGGTCCACCCGGCGGTCGAGGAGGTCGCCGAGAGCGAGTCCGACCGCCGGGAGTGTGCGGCCCACGTCGGCGAGGATTTCGAACTCGTGTTCACGACGCCTGACCCGGAAGCGGCTGTCGAGGCGATCGAATCGACCGGGACCGACGCGACGGTCGTCGGTGCGGTCGTCGAGGACGGCGTGACTGCGGACGGTGAACCGCTCCCTGATCGGGGCTACACGCACGGCGACGGCTGA
- the lysS gene encoding lysine--tRNA ligase, with the protein MSSERTPDPDADATGPSSGPTAGSDAGEGGGETQFHAFWADAVADDVEARDPDDPIVIKGGVSPSGIPHLGHFNEIVRGYFVAEVLRERGHEVRQVFTSDDRDPLRKLPRRLADADWNVVELGDVDAGALGKNLGKPYTAIPDPFGDCHDSYGEHFADLLAGAAELVDVPVEVLSNTELYQTGEFEPEIRTILENVDTAREVLADYQDSVDADYSPFRVVCEECGIVTTDVTVADLEEGTVEYECTGITAGDRDIEGCGHAGEATLRDGKLSWRFEWPAQWSLLGVDFEPFGKDHAEGSWPSGEEIARAVLDIQPPVPMTYEWFTLNGEPLSSSSGNVVTVPEVLDLLEPEVLRYFFALDPNKARDFDISRLDQLVDDFDRFERAYFGEVDDEELSRFADRAYPFVVAGRRPAASGTESRSVEAVREERIRLPYTFAAVLGMVEDHDLRVQMARNEGHIPENAPDWAIDDALARVEKARAWAERCDNAYNYRLQTDLPDVELTDDEQAALDDLAAFVAAGHDGDAIQGEIYELAEEHGLETADLFAAGYRLFFDKEQGPRLGEFLGELDQSFVVERLRREG; encoded by the coding sequence ATGAGTAGCGAACGGACGCCCGACCCGGACGCCGACGCCACCGGTCCCTCCTCGGGCCCGACTGCGGGCAGCGACGCCGGCGAGGGCGGCGGCGAGACACAGTTCCACGCGTTCTGGGCCGACGCCGTCGCCGACGACGTGGAGGCCCGCGACCCCGACGACCCGATCGTGATCAAAGGCGGCGTCTCCCCCTCGGGGATCCCCCATCTCGGCCACTTCAACGAGATCGTCCGGGGGTACTTCGTCGCCGAGGTGCTCCGCGAGCGCGGCCACGAGGTCCGGCAGGTGTTCACCTCCGACGACCGCGACCCGCTCCGGAAGCTCCCGAGACGGCTCGCCGACGCGGACTGGAACGTGGTCGAACTGGGCGACGTGGACGCGGGCGCGCTCGGGAAGAACCTCGGCAAGCCCTACACCGCGATCCCCGACCCGTTCGGCGACTGCCACGACTCCTACGGCGAGCACTTCGCGGACCTGCTCGCGGGCGCCGCCGAGCTGGTCGACGTGCCCGTCGAGGTGCTCTCGAACACCGAGCTGTACCAGACCGGGGAGTTCGAGCCCGAGATCCGGACGATCCTCGAGAACGTCGACACCGCCCGAGAGGTGCTCGCCGACTATCAGGACTCCGTCGACGCCGACTACTCGCCGTTCCGCGTCGTCTGCGAGGAGTGTGGCATCGTCACCACCGACGTGACCGTCGCGGATCTAGAGGAGGGAACTGTCGAGTACGAGTGTACGGGCATCACCGCCGGCGACCGCGACATCGAAGGCTGTGGCCACGCCGGCGAGGCCACGCTGCGAGACGGGAAGCTCTCGTGGCGCTTCGAGTGGCCCGCACAGTGGAGCCTCCTCGGCGTGGATTTCGAGCCGTTCGGCAAGGACCACGCCGAGGGCTCGTGGCCCTCCGGCGAGGAGATCGCCCGGGCGGTGCTCGACATCCAGCCACCGGTGCCGATGACCTACGAGTGGTTCACGCTCAACGGCGAGCCGCTCTCCTCCTCCTCGGGCAACGTCGTCACGGTCCCCGAGGTGCTCGATCTGCTCGAACCCGAAGTGCTCCGGTACTTCTTCGCACTCGACCCGAACAAGGCCCGGGACTTTGACATCTCCCGGCTGGATCAGTTGGTCGACGACTTCGACCGCTTCGAGCGCGCCTACTTCGGCGAGGTCGACGACGAGGAGCTGTCGCGGTTCGCGGATCGTGCGTACCCGTTCGTGGTCGCCGGGCGACGCCCGGCTGCAAGCGGGACGGAGTCCCGCTCTGTTGAGGCGGTCCGCGAGGAGCGCATCCGCCTCCCCTACACGTTCGCCGCAGTACTGGGCATGGTCGAGGACCACGACCTGCGCGTCCAAATGGCCCGCAACGAGGGGCACATCCCCGAAAACGCCCCGGACTGGGCGATCGACGACGCGCTCGCCCGCGTCGAGAAGGCCCGCGCGTGGGCCGAGCGCTGTGACAACGCCTACAACTACCGGCTCCAGACCGACCTGCCCGACGTGGAGCTGACCGACGACGAGCAGGCGGCGCTCGACGACCTCGCGGCGTTCGTCGCCGCGGGCCACGACGGCGACGCGATCCAGGGCGAGATCTACGAGCTCGCGGAGGAACACGGGCTGGAGACGGCTGACCTGTTCGCCGCCGGCTACCGGCTGTTCTTCGACAAGGAGCAGGGGCCGCGGCTGGGCGAGTTCCTCGGCGAACTCGATCAGTCGTTCGTGGTCGAGCGGCTCCGCCGGGAAGGGTAG
- the pyrH gene encoding UMP kinase: MRVVVSIGGSVLAPGLDPERVEGFADALGTLSAEGCELGAVVGGGTVARQYIDAARELAANEFQLDELGIGVTRLNARLLIAAMGHGVQRTPATSYDEAGEAIRGGDTVVMGGITPGQTTDAVAAALAEYIDAELLVFATSADGVYSADPETDDDAEQYGQLTPSELVEVIAPMDRGAGASAPVDLLAAKLIERSSLRTIVLDGTDPEAVVDAVLRGEHSGTDIVPTGESDEPTYWTQHE; encoded by the coding sequence ATGCGAGTCGTCGTCTCTATCGGGGGTAGCGTACTGGCGCCCGGTCTCGACCCCGAGCGCGTCGAAGGGTTCGCCGACGCCCTGGGCACGCTCTCGGCGGAAGGCTGTGAGCTGGGTGCGGTCGTCGGCGGCGGCACCGTCGCCCGGCAGTACATCGACGCCGCCCGGGAGCTGGCGGCCAACGAGTTCCAACTCGACGAGCTCGGGATCGGCGTCACCCGGCTCAACGCCCGGCTGCTGATCGCGGCGATGGGCCACGGCGTCCAGCGGACGCCCGCCACGAGCTACGACGAGGCCGGCGAGGCGATCCGCGGCGGGGACACCGTCGTCATGGGCGGGATCACGCCCGGGCAGACGACCGACGCCGTCGCGGCCGCACTCGCCGAGTACATCGACGCCGAACTGCTGGTGTTCGCGACCAGCGCCGACGGCGTCTACAGCGCCGACCCCGAGACCGACGACGACGCCGAGCAGTACGGCCAGCTCACCCCCAGCGAACTGGTCGAGGTGATCGCGCCGATGGACCGCGGCGCGGGCGCCTCCGCCCCGGTCGATCTGCTCGCCGCCAAGCTCATCGAACGCTCCTCGCTGCGCACGATCGTCCTCGACGGCACCGACCCCGAAGCCGTCGTCGACGCCGTGCTACGCGGCGAGCACAGCGGCACCGACATCGTCCCCACGGGCGAGAGCGACGAGCCGACGTACTGGACCCAGCATGAGTAG
- a CDS encoding DUF7123 family protein — translation MSATRNPSTDGVAETDELSKEERLTRYLREKAEDGEMYFKSKFIADEVDLSPKEIGALMVKLSDAASELEVEKWSYTSATTWRVETA, via the coding sequence ATGAGCGCAACCCGGAACCCCTCCACCGACGGCGTGGCCGAGACTGACGAGCTCTCCAAAGAGGAGCGTCTCACGCGGTACCTGCGTGAGAAGGCCGAGGACGGCGAGATGTACTTCAAGTCGAAGTTCATCGCCGACGAGGTCGACCTCTCACCCAAGGAGATCGGCGCGCTGATGGTGAAGCTCAGCGACGCCGCGTCGGAGCTCGAAGTCGAGAAGTGGTCGTACACGAGCGCGACCACGTGGCGCGTCGAGACGGCCTGA
- a CDS encoding DNA-binding protein, producing MSGNPDEDRLEELRQERLEELQDKAGGEDAQRQAAKEQQERAKAQQDALLKQHLTDDARQRLNAVEMSKPEFAEKVKRQVTALAQSGRVQGQIDEEKMKQILRELKPEEKSFDIRRR from the coding sequence ATGAGTGGCAACCCCGACGAGGACCGACTCGAAGAGCTTCGACAGGAGCGACTCGAAGAGCTGCAGGACAAAGCCGGCGGCGAGGACGCCCAGCGGCAGGCTGCCAAGGAACAACAGGAGCGTGCCAAGGCCCAGCAGGACGCACTGCTGAAACAGCACCTCACTGATGACGCGCGCCAGCGGCTCAACGCCGTCGAGATGAGCAAACCCGAGTTCGCCGAGAAAGTCAAACGGCAGGTGACCGCGCTGGCACAGAGCGGCCGTGTTCAGGGGCAGATCGACGAGGAGAAGATGAAGCAGATCCTTCGCGAGCTAAAGCCCGAGGAGAAGAGCTTCGACATCCGTCGGCGCTGA
- a CDS encoding DUF7411 family protein: MELALLYSGGKDSSLAALILDRFYDVTLVTAHFGVTEEFENARAAADALGLPFDTVELDRDVAEEAVDRMIEDGYPRNGIQRVHEHALEVVAERDVVAVADGTRRDDRVPTVSRATAQSLEDRHGIDYLSPLAGFGRGAVDRLVEQELDVETGPSEEIARADYEGELRALIREREGEDAVEAVFPDHDQTIVRGLA; encoded by the coding sequence ATGGAGCTGGCGCTGCTCTACAGCGGCGGCAAGGACTCCTCGCTGGCGGCGCTGATCCTCGACCGGTTCTACGACGTGACGCTCGTCACCGCCCACTTCGGCGTCACCGAGGAGTTCGAGAACGCCCGCGCCGCCGCCGACGCGTTGGGGCTCCCGTTCGACACGGTCGAGCTCGATCGTGACGTCGCTGAGGAGGCGGTCGACCGAATGATCGAGGACGGCTACCCCCGAAACGGAATCCAGCGCGTCCACGAACACGCACTGGAGGTTGTCGCGGAGCGCGACGTGGTCGCCGTCGCCGACGGCACCCGCCGTGACGATCGCGTGCCCACCGTCTCCCGTGCCACCGCACAGAGCCTGGAGGACCGCCACGGGATCGACTACCTCTCGCCGCTGGCGGGGTTCGGCCGCGGCGCCGTCGACCGGCTGGTCGAGCAGGAACTCGACGTGGAGACCGGTCCGAGCGAGGAGATCGCCCGCGCCGACTACGAGGGCGAACTCCGCGCGCTGATCCGGGAACGGGAGGGCGAGGACGCCGTCGAGGCGGTGTTCCCCGACCACGACCAGACGATCGTCCGCGGGCTGGCCTAA
- a CDS encoding site-2 protease family protein → MIDGLLQAVPTLGPLTWILVGVAAYSLAAFWLDKQGYVPDSISVSGPITTIHTKRGRAFLNWLAGPKRFWRAWTNVGLGATLVVMIGMFVLLLRQGRMILENPPAPSPINEPANVLVIPGVNEFLPLSVAPEIVIGLLVGLVVHEGGHGLLCRVGDIDIDSMGLVTLAVIPIGAFVEPEEASQRAADRGARARMFAAGVTNNYLVTIVAFALLLGPIVGSIAVAPGAAIGGAQPGSAADAAGIDGGDRIVMAGDREIANDSELDAYLAGSSETEVTVTLGDGTETTVERSLLVTRVAGGSPFDREGAAGLDVNDTITAVNGTEVRTERGFREAVGNRTSVAIATADGNTTTGPMGVLVRATSPDLPGVGGEPGDHPLNDSAGLPSRAPFTLLSIDGQVTHTAADVTAALDGRDPGDEVDVVAVVDGERRSATVTLVEDYRENESGGYLGIAPLSDGEYSGVGTSSLGVDYYPASGFLSLLNGNGGVGVVGGGSVLGLVLVVLLLPFIGAVGGGSYNFAGFVAANRSFYEITGPLEPLGGGVFLLANLLFWTGWINLNLAFFNCIPGYPLDGGRILRACVEAVVARLPVEDKHTMTRAITTSVGLAMLASLLLILFGPELLN, encoded by the coding sequence ATGATCGACGGGCTGTTACAGGCTGTTCCCACCCTCGGCCCACTGACGTGGATACTCGTCGGGGTGGCCGCCTACTCGCTGGCGGCCTTCTGGCTCGACAAACAGGGGTACGTCCCCGACTCGATCAGCGTCTCCGGGCCGATCACGACCATCCACACCAAGCGCGGTCGGGCGTTCCTCAACTGGCTCGCCGGCCCCAAGCGGTTCTGGCGGGCGTGGACCAACGTCGGCCTCGGCGCGACGCTGGTGGTGATGATCGGGATGTTCGTCCTGCTACTCCGACAGGGGCGGATGATTCTCGAGAACCCGCCCGCGCCGTCGCCCATCAACGAGCCCGCGAACGTGCTGGTGATTCCCGGCGTCAACGAGTTCCTCCCGCTGTCGGTCGCGCCGGAGATCGTCATCGGCCTGCTGGTCGGGCTGGTCGTCCACGAGGGGGGCCACGGGCTACTCTGTCGCGTCGGCGACATCGACATCGATTCGATGGGGCTGGTAACGCTCGCAGTGATCCCGATCGGCGCGTTCGTCGAGCCCGAGGAGGCGAGCCAGCGGGCGGCCGACCGCGGCGCCCGCGCCCGGATGTTCGCCGCCGGCGTCACGAACAACTACCTCGTCACCATCGTCGCGTTCGCGCTGCTGCTCGGGCCGATCGTGGGGTCGATCGCCGTCGCTCCCGGCGCCGCGATCGGCGGCGCCCAGCCCGGCTCGGCGGCCGACGCGGCCGGGATCGATGGCGGCGACCGGATCGTGATGGCCGGCGACCGCGAGATCGCCAACGACAGCGAGCTCGACGCCTACCTCGCGGGCAGCAGCGAGACCGAGGTGACGGTCACGCTCGGCGACGGCACCGAGACGACCGTCGAACGCTCGCTGCTCGTCACCAGAGTTGCCGGCGGCTCGCCGTTCGACCGCGAGGGGGCGGCCGGGCTCGACGTGAACGACACGATCACCGCAGTCAACGGCACCGAGGTCCGTACCGAACGCGGGTTCCGCGAGGCGGTCGGCAACCGGACGAGCGTCGCGATCGCGACCGCGGACGGGAACACGACGACCGGCCCGATGGGTGTGCTCGTCCGGGCGACGTCGCCGGACCTCCCCGGCGTCGGCGGCGAGCCCGGGGACCACCCGCTCAACGACTCCGCGGGGCTCCCGTCCCGGGCACCGTTCACCCTGCTCAGCATCGACGGGCAAGTCACCCACACGGCCGCGGACGTGACGGCGGCGCTCGACGGCCGCGATCCAGGTGACGAGGTCGACGTCGTCGCGGTCGTCGACGGCGAGCGGCGGAGCGCGACGGTGACGCTCGTGGAGGACTACCGCGAGAACGAGTCGGGCGGCTATCTGGGGATCGCGCCGCTGTCCGACGGCGAGTACAGCGGCGTCGGGACGAGCAGCCTCGGCGTCGACTACTACCCCGCGTCGGGGTTCCTCTCGCTGCTGAACGGTAACGGCGGCGTCGGCGTCGTCGGCGGCGGCTCGGTGCTCGGGCTCGTGCTCGTCGTTCTGCTGCTGCCGTTCATCGGCGCGGTCGGGGGCGGAAGCTACAACTTCGCGGGCTTTGTCGCGGCCAACCGCAGCTTCTACGAGATCACCGGGCCGCTCGAACCGCTCGGGGGCGGGGTGTTCCTGCTGGCGAACCTGCTGTTCTGGACCGGCTGGATCAACCTCAACCTCGCCTTCTTCAACTGCATCCCGGGCTACCCGCTCGACGGCGGGCGAATCCTCCGGGCCTGCGTCGAGGCGGTGGTCGCACGGCTGCCCGTCGAAGACAAACACACGATGACGCGGGCGATCACGACGAGCGTCGGGCTCGCGATGCTGGCGTCGCTGCTGCTGATCCTATTCGGGCCGGAACTGCTCAACTGA
- a CDS encoding lysylphosphatidylglycerol synthase transmembrane domain-containing protein produces the protein MDTDQLKATLLGFAAAIGVLGLLLYFVGVGDLLRYLRDADTSTVGLVVAVTVAWLFAWGLSLRTVLGVLGQHVSPIKTFLVFAGAMFNNNVTPFGQAGGEPVTALLISKVTDSDYGTGLAAIASVDTLNFVPSIILALLGMGYFATQTTFNARLESASIVVVGLAVVVVVGLVLGWRNHERVEAAVVNLGARAGRLAGEYVPRVADPGREAIETRVSHFFEAIERVATNPRGLVLALLFSALGWALQMSGLWLAFQAIGEPVSLAAVMFVVPIGAIAGMTPLPGGAGGIEIVLVALLVAAPLPGVTESVALAAVVIYRGAVFWVPVAIGGVVMGTVGAGARASA, from the coding sequence ATGGATACCGACCAGCTCAAAGCCACGCTGCTCGGCTTCGCGGCCGCGATCGGCGTGCTCGGGCTGCTGCTCTACTTCGTCGGTGTCGGCGACCTGCTGCGGTACCTCCGGGACGCCGACACGTCGACGGTCGGGCTGGTCGTCGCCGTCACGGTCGCGTGGCTGTTCGCGTGGGGGCTGTCGCTCCGGACGGTGTTGGGCGTGCTCGGCCAGCACGTCTCGCCGATCAAGACGTTCCTCGTGTTCGCGGGGGCGATGTTCAACAACAACGTCACGCCGTTCGGGCAGGCCGGCGGCGAGCCCGTGACCGCGCTGCTGATCTCGAAAGTGACCGACAGCGACTACGGCACCGGGCTCGCGGCGATCGCGAGCGTCGACACGCTCAACTTCGTTCCATCGATCATCCTCGCGCTGCTGGGCATGGGGTACTTCGCGACCCAGACGACGTTCAACGCGCGGCTGGAGTCGGCGTCGATCGTCGTGGTCGGGCTCGCGGTCGTCGTCGTCGTCGGCCTCGTGCTCGGCTGGCGGAACCACGAACGGGTCGAGGCGGCGGTGGTGAACCTCGGCGCGCGCGCCGGCCGGCTCGCCGGGGAGTACGTCCCACGCGTCGCGGATCCCGGACGTGAAGCGATCGAGACGCGCGTGAGCCACTTCTTCGAGGCGATCGAGCGCGTCGCGACGAACCCCCGGGGGCTCGTGCTCGCGCTGCTGTTCTCCGCGCTGGGGTGGGCGCTCCAGATGTCGGGGCTGTGGCTCGCGTTTCAGGCGATCGGGGAGCCGGTGAGCTTGGCGGCGGTGATGTTCGTGGTCCCGATCGGCGCAATCGCGGGGATGACGCCGCTGCCCGGCGGCGCCGGCGGGATCGAAATCGTCCTCGTGGCGCTCCTCGTGGCGGCACCGCTGCCAGGCGTCACCGAGTCGGTTGCGCTCGCTGCGGTCGTGATCTACCGCGGCGCGGTGTTCTGGGTGCCGGTCGCCATCGGCGGCGTGGTGATGGGGACCGTCGGCGCGGGCGCCCGCGCCAGCGCCTGA
- a CDS encoding site-2 protease family protein produces the protein MADRSGSDEVPHPEALDAWFHLTAVRRDGDRIRYYGESLVPRSRLADELVPAFEEAGYELQFSADEAGNDVLVARPIGSSVASETNPRLNVALLLATVFTTMFVGATVWYYIPLSAIAANPLRILEAWPFTAAVLGVLLTHEMGHYLAGRWHGVDVSLPYVIPFYVPFGTMGAVIRMRSRVPDREALLDIGAAGPLAGLVATVVVTAIGVSLDPMTVPQRVLQGTGEAIVFHNPPLLDLIATALGQETGYSDPSQAVHPVVMGGWIGMFFTVLNLLPVGQLDGGHILRAVLGPRQETVAALVPGALFGLAGYLWYVRDLGMQNSVGLWLLWGFITLVVSFGGAADPIDETPLGWKRVAVAALTFALGALCFLPVPIEIATV, from the coding sequence ATGGCAGACAGGTCCGGGTCCGACGAGGTCCCCCACCCGGAGGCGCTCGACGCGTGGTTCCACCTGACGGCGGTCCGGCGTGACGGCGACCGAATCCGCTACTACGGCGAATCGCTTGTCCCGCGCTCCCGGCTCGCCGACGAGCTGGTGCCGGCGTTCGAGGAGGCGGGCTACGAGCTCCAGTTCTCGGCCGACGAGGCGGGGAACGACGTGCTGGTCGCCCGCCCGATCGGCTCGTCCGTCGCCTCGGAGACGAACCCCCGGCTCAACGTCGCGCTGCTGCTAGCGACGGTGTTCACCACCATGTTCGTGGGCGCGACCGTCTGGTACTACATCCCGCTCTCGGCGATCGCTGCGAACCCGCTCCGGATACTGGAGGCGTGGCCGTTCACCGCTGCGGTGCTGGGGGTGCTGTTGACCCACGAGATGGGTCACTACCTCGCCGGCCGCTGGCACGGCGTCGACGTGAGCCTCCCGTACGTGATCCCGTTCTACGTCCCGTTCGGCACGATGGGTGCGGTGATCCGGATGCGGAGCCGGGTGCCCGACCGCGAGGCGCTGCTCGACATCGGCGCTGCGGGGCCGTTGGCCGGGCTGGTCGCGACGGTCGTCGTCACCGCGATCGGCGTCTCGCTCGACCCGATGACGGTCCCCCAGCGCGTGCTTCAGGGGACCGGCGAGGCGATCGTCTTCCATAACCCCCCGCTGCTGGACCTGATCGCGACCGCGCTGGGGCAGGAGACTGGCTACAGCGACCCCTCGCAGGCGGTGCATCCGGTCGTGATGGGTGGCTGGATCGGGATGTTCTTCACCGTCCTGAACCTCTTGCCCGTCGGCCAACTCGACGGCGGCCACATCCTCCGTGCCGTGCTCGGGCCCCGACAGGAGACCGTCGCCGCGCTCGTCCCCGGCGCGCTGTTCGGCCTCGCGGGCTACCTCTGGTACGTCCGCGACCTCGGGATGCAGAACTCCGTCGGGCTCTGGCTCCTCTGGGGGTTCATCACGCTGGTCGTCTCCTTCGGCGGCGCCGCCGACCCGATCGACGAGACGCCGCTGGGGTGGAAACGCGTCGCGGTTGCGGCGCTGACGTTTGCGCTCGGTGCGCTCTGTTTCCTCCCGGTGCCGATCGAGATCGCGACCGTCTGA
- a CDS encoding molybdopterin synthase: MQTLSIVGPGAADVRDDVAARLHGRVATVGRTETNGIDDATVVDGRFELADDGGWTAAGDDRSFGDLLDDIAPDYEYAVISGFSKLRLPTVVIGDEEVPGDVLRRVEDASDFDPDALAAELDALDPYVTLESLVEEAKQSPLAERSGAIATFTGRVRAKDAEDDSPTTHLKFEKYEGVAEQRMADIAAELEERDGVFEVLFHHRTGVVVDGEDIVFVVVLAGHRREAFRTVEDGIDRLKDEVPLFKKETTEDEEFWVHDRA, from the coding sequence GTGCAAACTCTCTCCATCGTCGGCCCCGGCGCCGCCGACGTGCGCGACGACGTCGCGGCACGGCTGCACGGTCGCGTCGCGACGGTCGGTCGGACCGAAACGAACGGTATCGACGACGCGACTGTCGTCGACGGGCGATTCGAACTCGCCGACGACGGCGGCTGGACCGCTGCGGGCGACGACCGCTCCTTCGGGGACCTGCTCGACGACATCGCCCCCGACTACGAGTACGCGGTGATCTCGGGGTTCTCGAAGCTCCGCCTCCCGACGGTCGTGATCGGCGACGAGGAGGTGCCGGGCGACGTCCTCCGGCGGGTCGAGGACGCGAGTGACTTCGACCCCGACGCGCTCGCGGCGGAGCTGGACGCGCTCGACCCGTACGTCACGCTGGAGTCGCTGGTCGAGGAGGCCAAACAGTCGCCGCTGGCCGAACGCTCGGGCGCCATCGCGACGTTCACCGGCCGCGTGCGGGCGAAAGACGCCGAGGACGACAGCCCCACGACCCACCTCAAGTTCGAGAAGTACGAGGGCGTCGCCGAGCAGCGGATGGCCGACATCGCCGCGGAGCTCGAGGAGCGCGACGGCGTGTTCGAGGTGCTGTTCCACCACCGGACCGGCGTCGTCGTCGACGGCGAGGACATCGTGTTCGTCGTCGTGCTCGCGGGCCACCGCCGCGAGGCGTTCCGGACCGTCGAGGACGGGATCGACCGGCTGAAAGACGAGGTTCCCCTGTTCAAGAAGGAGACGACGGAGGACGAGGAGTTCTGGGTGCACGACCGCGCGTGA
- a CDS encoding PadR family transcriptional regulator: MRKSGPPKGLISYIVLELLEEKPRYGYEILKEIGDISGGHWEPSYGSVYPILYKFEDNGWAERIEREDEPDRKYFELTPEGEQELAEKRVETGAKAREFADVILGFYHVYVSFATDERFDVEQPAEHWRFDETFSRWICEQVVRHHEYYFDDFERIEDTPEEFYDRMGVEEDPN; the protein is encoded by the coding sequence ATGCGGAAGAGCGGCCCCCCGAAAGGCCTTATCTCGTACATCGTGCTCGAACTCCTCGAGGAGAAACCCCGGTACGGTTACGAGATTCTCAAGGAGATCGGCGACATCAGCGGCGGTCACTGGGAACCCTCCTACGGCTCGGTCTACCCCATCCTCTATAAGTTCGAGGACAACGGTTGGGCCGAGCGGATCGAACGCGAGGACGAGCCCGACCGGAAGTACTTCGAGCTCACGCCCGAGGGCGAACAGGAACTCGCCGAGAAGCGCGTCGAGACCGGCGCGAAGGCCCGGGAGTTCGCCGACGTGATCCTCGGCTTCTACCACGTCTACGTGAGCTTCGCCACCGACGAGCGGTTCGACGTCGAACAGCCCGCCGAGCACTGGCGCTTCGACGAGACGTTCTCGCGGTGGATCTGCGAGCAGGTCGTCCGCCACCACGAGTACTACTTCGACGACTTCGAGCGCATCGAGGACACGCCCGAGGAGTTCTACGACCGGATGGGTGTCGAAGAGGACCCCAACTGA